Proteins encoded within one genomic window of Triticum aestivum cultivar Chinese Spring chromosome 2D, IWGSC CS RefSeq v2.1, whole genome shotgun sequence:
- the LOC123050186 gene encoding organic cation/carnitine transporter 4-like, which yields MSTTEVLLAGPGSVGGGERLSIDDALALHAGEFGRWQLRHFLLVTAAWILEAMHTMVMVFADREPAMSCPAGDGRCGDRCAGAAAGWEWDQGSGSSTVAEWGLVCGESYKVGLVHALYFASAMIGAGIFGHLSDSSLGRKGSLLAVCSLNAIFGLLTALSPNYWAYVALRILTGFSAGSICLCSFILATEPVGPSYRGVVGMSTCYFFSGGIAILAGIAAMFQSSWRLLYVVTSMPSLVFVLTIMPFVSESPRWYLVRRRAEDAMRVIRDIASTNRKSIPDGITLKIDNEDDINKNIEESSSILDVFRSRTTRGRLVLSVLISFLCSVVYYGLSLNVVNLKINLYISVAVNSLAEMPAFLLTTVLLQHLGRKPLAIGSMLLSGVFCTSASLITGVGAMRALRMACGVVGIFGMAATYNLLVVYTAELFPTTVRTAAMGCTLQASKMGAILAPMVVLLGERMPFAVFGMLGIIGGLLVFCLPETMHKPLYDTMFGLEKGEGEFVNKGEITRGNSEI from the exons ATGTCCACCACCGAGGTGCTCCTCGCCGGCCCGGGCAgtgtcggcggcggcgagcgcctgAGCATCGACGACGCGCTGGCGCTGCACGCGGGGGAGTTCGGGCGGTGGCAGCTGCGGCACTTCCTGCTGGTGACGGCGGCGTGGATTCTGGAGGCGATGCACACCATGGTCATGGTCTTCGCCGACCGCGAGCCGGCCATGTCGTGCCCCGCGGGGGACGGCCGGTGCGGCGACCGCTGCGCCGGCGCCGCGGCCGGGTGGGAGTGGGACCAGGGGAGCGGCTCCTCGACGGTGGCCGAGTGGGGACTCGTCTGCGGCGAGAGCTACAAGGTCGGCCTCGTCCATGCTCTCTATTTCGCCAGCGCCATGATCG GCGCTGGCATCTTTGGACACTTATCAGACTCTTCTCTAGGTCGGAAGGGATCCCTCTTGGCGGTGTGCTCCCTCAATGCCATTTTCGGCCTCCTCACCGCGCTCTCCCCCAACTATTGGGCCTACGTGGCCTTGCGCATCCTCACGGGCTTTAGCGCTGGCAGCATTTGCCTTTGCTCCTTCATCCTTGCCACAGAGCCCGTAGGGCCCTCCTATCGTGGCGTTGTTGGCATGTCGACATGTTATTTCTTCTCCGGCGGCATCGCGATCCTTGCCGGCATCGCCGCGATGTTCCAGTCCTCCTGGCGCCTCCTCTATGTCGTGACCTCCATGCCCTCCCTCGTCTTCGTGCTCACCATCATGCCGTTCGTCTCTGAGTCCCCACGTTGGTACCTTGTGCGGAGGCGCGCCGAGGATGCAATGCGCGTCATACGAGACATTGCGTCCACCAATCGAAAGAGCATCCCAGATGGCATCACACTCAAGATCGACAATGAGGATGACATCAACAAGAATATCGAGGAGTCGTCGTCAATCCTAGACGTGTTTCGGTCACGAACGACGCGGGGCAGGCTGGTGCTGTCAGTGCTCATCAGTTTCCTTTGTTCGGTAGTATACTACGGGCTGAGCCTCAATGTGGTCAATCTAAAGATTAACCTTTACATCAGTGTGGCTGTTAACTCTCTCGCCGAAATGCCCGCATTTCTTCTCACTACGGTGCTCCTCCAACACTTGGGTCGGAAGCCACTCGCCATTGGCTCGATGCTTCTCAGCGGTGTTTTCTGTACATCTGCCAGTCTTATTACCGGCGTCGGTGCCATGAG GGCGCTGAGGATGGCATGTGGGGTGGTAGGAATCTTCGGAATGGCCGCGACATATAACCTATTGGTTGTATACACAGCAGAGTTGTTCCCTACGACGGTGCGTACTGCGGCGATGGGATGTACGTTACAAGCTTCCAAGATGGGTGCCATACTAGCACCCATGGTAGTGTTACTCGGGGAGCGGATGCCATTCGCGGTGTTTGGCATGTTGGGTATCATCGGTGGGCTACTCGTGTTCTGCCTCCCAGAGACTATGCACAAGCCATTGTATGACACCATGTTCGGGTTGGAGAAGGGCGAGGGAGAATTTGTAAATAAAGGGGAAATTACAAGAGGAAACTCCGAAATTTGA